Proteins from a single region of Bradyrhizobium diazoefficiens:
- the pgl gene encoding 6-phosphogluconolactonase, producing the protein MEAADQPKLIVAADAEALAQAAAERVMARISANPGRIAICLTGGSSPKKLYQLLGSDAWRSKIPWDRVHWFIGDERFVVEDDPLNNMAVARAIFLDRNAPVSHIHPIPTTAENPDQSAEAYARELQAYYGSDRLDPARPLFDMVLMGAGPDGHTASLFPGYPAVDETQRWVVGVPKANVAPFVPRVSLTLPALASCHEMLFEIAGHDKQPILTRLLNGETLPAVRARSNGETVWLVDQAALPEGIRGGR; encoded by the coding sequence ATGGAAGCGGCCGACCAGCCGAAGCTGATTGTCGCGGCCGACGCCGAGGCGCTGGCGCAAGCCGCAGCCGAGCGGGTGATGGCGCGGATTTCGGCCAATCCCGGCCGCATTGCGATCTGCCTCACCGGCGGCTCCAGCCCGAAGAAGCTGTATCAGCTGCTCGGCAGCGACGCCTGGCGCAGCAAGATTCCTTGGGATCGCGTGCACTGGTTCATCGGTGACGAACGTTTCGTTGTCGAAGACGATCCGCTCAACAACATGGCGGTCGCGCGCGCGATCTTTCTCGACCGCAACGCGCCGGTCAGCCATATTCATCCGATCCCGACTACGGCTGAAAATCCAGACCAGAGCGCCGAGGCCTATGCGCGCGAGCTCCAGGCCTACTACGGCTCGGACCGTCTCGATCCGGCGCGGCCGCTGTTCGACATGGTCTTGATGGGCGCAGGTCCCGACGGCCATACCGCTTCGCTCTTCCCCGGCTATCCCGCGGTCGATGAGACCCAGCGCTGGGTCGTTGGCGTCCCCAAGGCCAATGTCGCGCCCTTCGTGCCGCGGGTCTCGCTGACGCTCCCCGCCCTGGCGTCCTGCCACGAAATGCTGTTCGAGATTGCCGGGCACGATAAGCAGCCCATCTTGACGCGCCTCCTCAATGGCGAGACTCTGCCGGCTGTGCGCGCGCGCTCGAATGGTGAGACCGTCTGGCTGGTCGACCAGGCCGCGCTTCCGGAGGGGATTCGTGGCGGGCGTTAA
- the gnd gene encoding phosphogluconate dehydrogenase (NAD(+)-dependent, decarboxylating) has translation MQLGMIGLGRMGGNIVRRLMHHGHSTVVYDKDAKAVAALAADGAVGSATLEEFISKLERPRTAWVMLPAGRITETTIETIAGVMQEGDVIIDGGNTFWQDDVRRGKALKARGIRYVDVGTSGGVWGLDRGYCMMIGGEKEVVDRLDPLFAALAPGAGDIPRTEGREDRDPRIEQGYIHAGPVGAGHFVKMIHNGIEYGLMQAYAEGFDILKNANIDALPADHRYDFDLADIAEVWRRGSVIPSWLLDLTSTALADSPQLSEYSGFVEDSGEGRWTVNAAIDEAVPAEVLTAALYARFRSRKEHTFAEKILSAMRAGFGGHKEPKQPDASKPK, from the coding sequence ATGCAACTCGGCATGATCGGCCTCGGCCGGATGGGCGGCAACATCGTTCGCCGCCTGATGCATCACGGCCACTCGACCGTGGTCTACGACAAGGACGCCAAGGCCGTCGCCGCTCTCGCTGCGGACGGCGCGGTCGGCTCCGCGACGCTGGAAGAGTTCATCTCGAAACTGGAACGGCCACGCACGGCCTGGGTGATGCTGCCAGCGGGCCGTATCACCGAGACCACGATCGAGACGATTGCGGGCGTGATGCAGGAAGGCGACGTCATCATCGACGGCGGCAACACGTTCTGGCAGGACGACGTCCGCCGCGGCAAGGCGCTGAAGGCGCGCGGCATCCGCTATGTCGACGTCGGCACCTCCGGCGGCGTCTGGGGCCTCGACCGCGGCTATTGCATGATGATCGGCGGCGAGAAAGAGGTCGTCGACCGGCTCGATCCGCTTTTCGCAGCCTTGGCGCCCGGTGCCGGCGACATTCCGCGAACCGAGGGACGTGAGGACCGCGATCCCCGCATCGAGCAGGGCTACATCCATGCCGGCCCCGTCGGCGCGGGCCATTTCGTCAAGATGATCCACAACGGCATCGAATACGGCCTGATGCAGGCCTATGCCGAAGGTTTTGACATCCTCAAGAACGCCAATATCGATGCGCTACCGGCGGATCATCGCTACGATTTCGACCTCGCCGACATCGCCGAAGTGTGGCGGCGCGGCAGCGTGATCCCGTCCTGGCTGCTCGACCTCACCTCAACCGCGCTCGCCGACAGTCCGCAGCTGTCGGAATATTCCGGCTTCGTCGAGGATTCCGGCGAAGGCCGCTGGACCGTGAATGCCGCAATCGACGAGGCCGTGCCGGCCGAGGTCTTGACTGCCGCGCTCTACGCACGTTTCCGTTCCCGCAAGGAACACACCTTTGCGGAAAAAATTCTCTCCGCAATGCGCGCGGGTTTCGGCGGCCACAAGGAGCCGAAGCAGCCAGACGCGTCGAAACCCAAATAG
- a CDS encoding gluconokinase → MAGVKAPCALIVMGVSGSGKSTVAKALGERLGWRFEDGDSFHPASNVEKMRAGHPLTDEDRWPWLNAIADEIARVCDKGEHVIIACSALKHTYRDVLLRGRDDVRFVFLKGTQELIADRLAHRKGHFMPPGLLTSQFNTLEPPEASEHVITASIDETVEAIVDGIMRQLKIDGGKSKPKETQAQP, encoded by the coding sequence GTGGCGGGCGTTAAAGCACCTTGTGCGTTGATCGTGATGGGCGTGTCGGGCTCGGGCAAGAGCACAGTTGCAAAGGCGCTCGGCGAGCGCCTCGGCTGGCGGTTCGAGGACGGCGACAGCTTTCACCCCGCGAGCAATGTCGAGAAGATGCGGGCCGGCCATCCCCTCACCGATGAGGACCGCTGGCCCTGGCTCAACGCCATCGCCGACGAGATCGCGCGGGTTTGCGACAAGGGCGAGCACGTCATCATCGCCTGCTCGGCGCTCAAGCACACCTATCGCGACGTGCTCCTGCGCGGACGCGACGACGTGCGCTTCGTGTTCCTGAAGGGCACGCAGGAGCTGATCGCGGACCGGCTCGCGCATCGCAAGGGTCATTTCATGCCGCCCGGGCTCCTCACCAGCCAGTTCAACACGCTGGAGCCGCCGGAAGCGAGTGAGCACGTCATCACGGCGTCGATCGACGAGACCGTCGAGGCGATCGTGGACGGCATCATGCGGCAGCTCAAAATCGACGGCGGGAAAAGCAAGCCCAAGGAAACCCAGGCTCAGCCATGA
- a CDS encoding HAD family hydrolase gives MTKISLVVSDVDGTLLTKAKTLTERARSAVQRLHQAGIGFTITSSRPAIGMRFLIEPLALWLPVGPFNGSSIIDPEMRPVEQHLIPKSAAERSLQILREFDTDIWLFTTDKWLIGNPNGKYVAHEQHTIRSDPTIVTDFTPYLASACKIVGASADAAGLERCEKAMQQALGSEATAVRSQTYYLDITPPGFNKGTFVQAMAKRLGISTDAVATIGDMQNDLAMFRVSGVSIAMGNAADNVKDQATHVTATNEQDGFAEAMEMILKRNGVG, from the coding sequence ATGACGAAAATCTCACTGGTCGTTTCCGACGTCGACGGCACACTGCTGACCAAGGCCAAGACGCTAACGGAACGCGCAAGGAGCGCGGTGCAGCGGCTGCACCAAGCCGGTATCGGCTTCACCATCACCTCAAGCCGCCCTGCGATCGGCATGCGCTTCCTGATCGAGCCGCTCGCGCTGTGGCTGCCGGTCGGTCCCTTCAACGGCTCCTCGATCATCGACCCCGAGATGAGGCCGGTCGAGCAGCATCTGATTCCCAAGAGCGCGGCCGAGCGGTCGCTTCAGATTCTGCGGGAGTTCGACACCGACATTTGGCTCTTCACCACCGACAAATGGCTGATCGGTAATCCCAACGGCAAATACGTTGCGCACGAGCAGCACACGATCCGCTCCGATCCCACCATCGTGACGGATTTTACGCCTTACCTCGCAAGCGCCTGCAAGATCGTCGGCGCCAGTGCCGATGCGGCGGGTCTTGAGCGTTGCGAGAAGGCAATGCAACAGGCGCTCGGCAGCGAGGCAACCGCAGTCCGCTCGCAGACTTACTATCTCGACATCACGCCGCCGGGCTTCAACAAGGGCACCTTCGTGCAAGCCATGGCGAAGCGCCTCGGCATCTCCACGGACGCCGTCGCCACGATCGGCGACATGCAGAACGATCTCGCGATGTTCCGCGTCAGCGGCGTCTCGATCGCGATGGGCAACGCTGCCGATAACGTCAAGGACCAGGCCACCCACGTCACCGCGACCAACGAGCAGGACGGTTTTGCGGAGGCGATGGAGATGATCTTGAAGCGGAATGGGGTTGGTTAA
- the zwf gene encoding glucose-6-phosphate dehydrogenase has product MTKDPQAKRKPENCAFVIFGVTGDLTHRLVMPSLYNLAAEHLLPEKFCVVGVARRGQSDDELRDSLMKGLHQFATRPVDDDIARKLLECVTFVEADAKDPPSFDRLREHLDSLECAQDTGGNRLFYLATPPAAFALTARELGRTGMMKENGTWRRLVIEKPFGTDLASAKALNAELLKMMEEHQIYRIDHYLGKETVQNILVLRFANGMFEPIWNRNHIDHVQITVEEKLGVGHRGGFYDATGALRDMVPNHLFQLMSLVAMEPPARFEAHSVRSEKAEVLTAIQQPNLEEALRNSVRAQYLAGRIGDDDIPDYRKSEDVKPGSTTETFVALKLMIDNWRWAGVPFYLRTGKALGHKRTEVAIKFKQAPLSMFSGTTVDRLSQNYLTIGIAPTETIELQFNAKIPGPSITIDGVEMKFKYGDYFRADPSTGYETLIYDCMIGDNILFQRADGIEAGWQAVQPFLDAWKQAGTNGIETYRAGSDGPACADELLRRDGRSWRKFS; this is encoded by the coding sequence GTGACAAAAGATCCGCAAGCCAAGCGCAAGCCGGAAAATTGCGCCTTCGTCATTTTTGGTGTCACCGGCGACCTCACCCATCGCCTGGTAATGCCGTCGCTCTACAATCTCGCCGCCGAGCACCTGCTGCCGGAAAAGTTCTGCGTCGTTGGCGTAGCCCGCAGAGGCCAGTCAGACGACGAGCTGCGCGACAGCCTGATGAAGGGCTTGCACCAGTTCGCGACGCGGCCCGTGGACGACGACATTGCCAGGAAGCTGCTGGAGTGCGTCACCTTCGTCGAGGCCGACGCAAAGGATCCGCCCTCGTTCGACCGCTTGCGCGAGCATCTGGACTCGCTGGAATGCGCGCAGGACACCGGCGGCAACCGCCTGTTCTATCTCGCGACCCCGCCCGCCGCATTCGCACTGACCGCGCGCGAGCTCGGCCGCACCGGCATGATGAAAGAGAACGGCACCTGGCGGCGGCTGGTGATCGAGAAGCCGTTCGGCACCGATCTCGCCTCGGCCAAGGCGCTGAACGCCGAGCTGCTGAAGATGATGGAGGAGCACCAGATCTACCGGATCGATCATTATCTCGGCAAGGAAACGGTGCAGAACATCCTGGTGCTGCGCTTTGCCAACGGCATGTTCGAACCGATCTGGAATCGCAATCATATCGACCACGTCCAAATCACGGTCGAGGAAAAGCTCGGCGTCGGCCATCGCGGCGGCTTCTATGACGCCACCGGCGCGCTGCGCGACATGGTGCCGAACCATCTGTTCCAGCTGATGTCATTGGTGGCGATGGAGCCGCCCGCGCGCTTCGAAGCCCATTCCGTCCGTTCCGAGAAGGCCGAGGTACTGACTGCGATCCAGCAGCCGAATCTTGAGGAAGCGTTGAGAAACTCGGTGCGCGCGCAATATCTCGCGGGCCGGATCGGCGACGACGACATTCCGGACTACCGCAAGTCCGAGGACGTCAAGCCCGGCAGTACCACCGAGACCTTTGTCGCGCTGAAGCTGATGATCGACAATTGGCGCTGGGCCGGCGTACCGTTCTATTTGCGCACCGGCAAGGCGCTCGGCCACAAGCGGACGGAAGTTGCGATCAAATTCAAGCAGGCGCCGCTGTCGATGTTCTCAGGCACGACGGTCGACCGCCTCTCGCAAAACTATCTCACCATCGGCATTGCCCCGACCGAGACCATCGAGCTTCAGTTCAACGCCAAGATTCCGGGACCTAGCATCACCATCGACGGCGTCGAGATGAAATTCAAATATGGCGACTATTTCCGGGCCGATCCCTCCACCGGCTACGAGACGCTGATCTACGACTGCATGATCGGCGACAACATCCTGTTTCAGCGCGCCGACGGCATCGAGGCCGGATGGCAGGCGGTGCAGCCGTTCCTGGACGCCTGGAAGCAGGCCGGCACCAACGGCATCGAAACCTATCGCGCCGGCAGTGACGGCCCCGCCTGCGCCGATGAGCTGCTCCGGCGCGACGGCCGCAGCTGGCGGAAGTTTTCGTGA
- a CDS encoding bifunctional transaldolase/phosoglucose isomerase — MNPVKELEKHGQAVWLDFLARGFIAKGDLKRLIDSDGVKGVTSNPSIFEKAIGGSDEYDATIGKALKRGDRTVADLFEAVAVEDIQNAADVLRPVYDRLRGGDGYVSLEVSPYLAMDTAGSVAEARRLWKDVNRKNLMVKVPATPEGLPAIETLIGEGISINITLLFSRDVYLEVAEAYLAGLEKYVAGGGDPSHVASVASFFVSRIDTMVDKQLDEKIARANDPSEKERLAALKGKVAIANAKIAYQDYKRLFAGPRWDKLAAKGARPQRMLWASTGTKNKDYSDVLYVEELIGPDTINTMPPATLDAFRDHGKLRDSLEENIDDARRVLEELERSGISLDAITEELVKDGVKQFADAADKLFGAVAHKRATVLGPAIDRQQLSLGDGLGKAVAHSTEEWRASGKIRRLWQRDKSVWTGTDEDKWLGWLDSAAKADIADYEDYANRVKGQKFSDAVVLGMGGSSLGPEVLAETFARKPGFPRLHVLDSTDPAQVRAMEARIDLANTVFIVSSKSGGTTEPNAMKDYFHERVAQALGPKAKTGFRFIAVTDPGSSLEKAAKKLNYARIFHGEPSIGGRYSVLSPFGLVPAATAGIDLKTFIKHALSMVRSCGPDVPPSENPGVQLGLAMGLAGLEGRDKVTILSSKKIADFGAWAEQLIAESTGKEGKGLIPIAGEPLGESSLYGNDRFFIDIRTEGETDPAHDSALAGIEAAGHPVVRILMKSIEHLGQEFFRFEMATAVAGSILGINPFDQPDVEAAKIKTRELTASFEKTGALPPEEPVVSTDEADLYTDEANATALRAAGADGDLASWLKAHLSRSSHGDYVALLGYIARDKATIDALQAMRLEVREKRHVATCAEFGPRFLHSTGQAYKGGPDSGVFLQITANDAKDLAVPGQKASFGVIKAAQARGDFDVLTERGRRALRVHLKGPLKKGLAALNAALNDALN, encoded by the coding sequence ATGAATCCCGTCAAAGAACTGGAAAAGCACGGCCAAGCCGTCTGGCTGGACTTCCTGGCCCGTGGCTTCATTGCCAAGGGCGACCTGAAGCGGCTGATCGACAGCGACGGCGTCAAGGGCGTCACCTCCAACCCATCGATCTTCGAGAAGGCGATCGGCGGTTCGGACGAGTACGACGCCACAATCGGTAAGGCGCTGAAGCGCGGCGACCGGACGGTGGCCGATTTGTTCGAGGCCGTCGCGGTCGAGGACATCCAGAACGCCGCCGACGTGCTGCGCCCGGTCTACGACCGCCTGAGGGGAGGCGACGGCTATGTTAGCCTGGAGGTCTCGCCCTATCTGGCGATGGACACCGCCGGCTCCGTCGCCGAGGCGCGGCGGCTGTGGAAGGACGTCAATCGCAAGAACCTGATGGTGAAGGTGCCGGCGACGCCGGAGGGCCTGCCGGCGATCGAAACGCTGATCGGCGAGGGCATCAGCATCAACATCACCCTGCTGTTTTCCAGGGACGTCTATCTGGAGGTCGCCGAGGCCTATCTCGCCGGTCTCGAAAAATACGTCGCTGGCGGCGGCGACCCCTCGCATGTGGCAAGCGTTGCCAGCTTCTTCGTCAGCCGCATCGACACCATGGTCGACAAGCAGCTCGACGAGAAGATTGCCCGCGCCAACGACCCCAGCGAGAAGGAGCGGCTCGCCGCGCTGAAGGGCAAGGTCGCGATCGCCAACGCGAAGATCGCCTATCAGGATTACAAGCGCCTGTTCGCAGGTCCCCGCTGGGACAAGCTCGCCGCCAAGGGCGCCAGGCCGCAGCGGATGCTGTGGGCCTCGACCGGCACCAAGAACAAGGATTACAGCGACGTCCTTTATGTGGAGGAGCTGATCGGGCCCGACACCATCAACACGATGCCGCCGGCGACGCTCGATGCGTTCCGCGACCATGGCAAGCTGCGCGACAGCCTCGAGGAGAATATCGATGACGCGAGGCGCGTGCTGGAGGAGCTGGAGCGCTCCGGCATCTCGCTCGATGCGATCACCGAGGAGCTCGTCAAGGACGGCGTCAAGCAGTTCGCCGATGCCGCCGACAAGCTCTTCGGGGCGGTCGCCCACAAGCGTGCGACCGTGCTCGGGCCCGCGATCGACCGCCAGCAGCTTTCGCTAGGGGATGGCCTCGGCAAGGCCGTGGCCCACAGCACCGAGGAATGGCGCGCATCGGGCAAGATCCGCCGGCTGTGGCAGCGCGACAAGTCGGTCTGGACCGGGACGGACGAGGACAAATGGCTCGGCTGGCTCGACAGTGCGGCCAAGGCCGACATCGCCGATTATGAGGACTATGCCAATCGCGTGAAGGGCCAGAAATTCTCCGATGCCGTTGTGCTTGGCATGGGCGGATCGAGCTTGGGACCGGAGGTGCTGGCCGAGACCTTTGCGCGGAAGCCGGGCTTCCCGAGGCTGCACGTGCTGGATTCCACCGATCCGGCGCAGGTGCGGGCGATGGAAGCAAGGATCGACCTCGCCAACACCGTGTTTATCGTTTCCAGCAAGTCCGGCGGTACCACCGAGCCGAACGCGATGAAGGACTATTTCCACGAGCGCGTCGCGCAGGCCCTTGGCCCGAAGGCCAAGACCGGCTTCCGCTTCATCGCGGTGACCGATCCCGGCTCCTCGCTGGAGAAGGCGGCGAAGAAGCTGAACTATGCCCGCATCTTCCATGGCGAGCCGTCGATCGGCGGCCGCTATTCGGTGCTGTCGCCGTTCGGCCTGGTGCCGGCGGCTACGGCCGGCATCGACCTCAAGACTTTCATCAAGCATGCGCTGTCGATGGTGCGCTCCTGCGGACCGGACGTCCCGCCCAGTGAGAACCCGGGCGTGCAGCTCGGCCTCGCCATGGGGCTTGCCGGCCTCGAAGGCCGCGATAAGGTGACGATCCTGTCGTCGAAGAAGATCGCCGATTTCGGCGCCTGGGCCGAGCAGCTCATCGCGGAATCGACCGGCAAGGAGGGCAAGGGCCTGATCCCGATCGCCGGCGAGCCGCTGGGCGAATCCTCGCTCTACGGCAACGACCGCTTCTTCATCGACATCCGTACCGAAGGCGAGACGGACCCCGCCCACGACTCGGCGCTCGCCGGAATCGAGGCCGCCGGCCATCCGGTCGTGCGCATCCTCATGAAGTCGATCGAGCATCTCGGCCAGGAATTCTTCCGCTTCGAGATGGCAACCGCGGTGGCGGGCTCGATTCTCGGCATCAACCCGTTCGATCAGCCCGACGTGGAGGCGGCCAAGATCAAGACCCGCGAGCTCACCGCGTCGTTCGAGAAGACCGGCGCACTGCCGCCCGAAGAGCCGGTGGTCAGCACCGACGAGGCCGATCTCTACACCGACGAGGCCAACGCCACGGCGCTGCGCGCCGCGGGTGCCGATGGCGACCTCGCCTCCTGGCTGAAGGCGCATCTGTCCCGCTCCAGCCATGGCGATTATGTCGCCCTGCTCGGCTACATCGCGCGCGATAAGGCCACTATCGATGCGCTCCAGGCGATGCGTCTCGAAGTGCGCGAAAAGCGTCATGTCGCGACCTGTGCCGAGTTCGGGCCGCGGTTCCTGCACTCTACGGGTCAGGCTTACAAAGGCGGCCCCGACAGCGGCGTGTTCCTGCAGATCACCGCCAACGATGCCAAGGATCTGGCCGTACCCGGCCAGAAGGCGAGCTTCGGCGTGATCAAGGCGGCGCAGGCCCGCGGCGATTTCGACGTGCTCACCGAGCGCGGCCGACGCGCGCTCCGGGTCCACCTGAAGGGTCCGCTCAAGAAAGGTCTCGCGGCGCTCAATGCGGCGCTTAACGACGCACTGAACTAA
- a CDS encoding glycoside hydrolase family 15 protein, which produces MSQRIEDYALIGDCETAALVGRDGSIDWLCWPAFDSDACFAAILGTSKNGRWLVAPAEDVTAVSRRYLGDTLILETRLETKGGTVALVDFMPPRGKASDIVRLVRGVSGTVKMRMELVIRFGFGVDIPWVRRIDHSLLAVAGQDMTVLRTPAETRGEDLTTVSDFEVKEGETVPFVLTYGPSHLEPPGPIDPEHALQETEKFWQDWCSHCTRDGAYHDLIVRSLITLKALTFGPTGGIVAAPTTSLPEKLGGSRNWDYRFCWLRDATFTLLALMNAGYTEEALAWHNWLLRAAAGSPSNMQIMYGIWGQRRLLEWEASWLSGYEGALPVRVGNAAHAQLQLDVYGELIDAFHQSRMAKLKLDDEATWALECAVLRHLAEVWDQPDHGIWERRGEPRHYVFSKVMTWVAFDRGITSAETFGFKAPLLHWRTLREAIHRDVCNKGFDAEEGTFVESYGSKLLDASVLLIPGVGFLPAEDPRIRGTIAAVERHMMRDGFVLRHDPRELPPGQPPLEGAFLACSLWLADAYVLSGDLDKAQILFDRVVGIANDVGLLAEEYDSTARRQTGNFPQALTHIALVNTAHNLSAARQGSEKPAMQRSKQ; this is translated from the coding sequence TTGTCTCAGAGGATCGAGGACTATGCGCTGATCGGCGACTGCGAGACCGCAGCGCTGGTCGGGCGCGACGGCTCGATCGACTGGCTGTGCTGGCCCGCCTTCGATTCGGACGCATGCTTTGCCGCAATCCTCGGCACCTCCAAGAACGGCCGCTGGCTGGTTGCGCCGGCCGAGGACGTCACCGCGGTTTCGCGCCGCTATCTCGGCGATACCCTCATCCTCGAAACGCGCTTGGAAACCAAGGGCGGCACCGTCGCGCTGGTCGATTTCATGCCGCCGCGCGGCAAGGCCTCCGACATCGTGCGCCTGGTGCGCGGCGTCAGCGGCACGGTGAAGATGCGGATGGAGCTCGTGATCCGCTTCGGCTTCGGCGTCGACATTCCCTGGGTGCGGCGGATCGACCATTCGCTGTTGGCGGTCGCCGGGCAGGACATGACGGTGCTGCGTACACCGGCCGAAACGCGCGGCGAGGACCTCACCACGGTGTCCGACTTCGAGGTGAAGGAAGGCGAGACGGTGCCGTTCGTACTGACCTACGGTCCTTCGCATCTCGAGCCGCCCGGGCCGATCGACCCGGAGCACGCGCTCCAGGAGACCGAGAAATTCTGGCAGGACTGGTGCAGTCATTGCACCCGCGACGGGGCCTATCACGATCTCATCGTGCGCTCGCTGATCACGCTGAAGGCGCTGACTTTCGGCCCGACCGGCGGCATCGTCGCCGCGCCCACCACCTCGCTGCCGGAAAAGCTCGGGGGCAGCCGGAATTGGGACTACCGTTTCTGCTGGCTGCGCGACGCCACCTTCACGCTGCTGGCGCTGATGAACGCGGGCTACACCGAGGAAGCCTTGGCCTGGCACAATTGGCTGCTGCGCGCCGCCGCCGGCTCGCCGTCGAACATGCAGATCATGTACGGTATCTGGGGCCAGCGCCGGTTGCTGGAATGGGAAGCAAGCTGGCTCAGCGGCTATGAGGGCGCGCTGCCCGTGCGCGTCGGCAATGCCGCGCACGCGCAACTCCAGCTCGACGTCTACGGCGAATTGATCGACGCTTTTCATCAGTCGCGCATGGCCAAGCTCAAGCTCGACGATGAAGCGACCTGGGCGCTGGAATGCGCCGTGCTCCGGCATCTTGCCGAGGTCTGGGACCAGCCCGATCACGGCATCTGGGAGCGGCGCGGAGAGCCAAGGCACTACGTCTTCTCCAAGGTCATGACCTGGGTCGCCTTCGATCGCGGAATCACAAGTGCGGAGACCTTTGGCTTCAAGGCGCCGCTGTTGCACTGGCGCACCTTGCGCGAGGCCATCCATCGTGACGTCTGCAATAAGGGCTTTGACGCGGAGGAGGGCACTTTCGTCGAGTCCTATGGATCGAAGCTGCTCGATGCCAGCGTGCTGCTCATACCGGGGGTGGGCTTCCTGCCGGCCGAAGACCCGCGCATCCGCGGCACCATCGCCGCCGTCGAAAGGCACATGATGCGCGACGGCTTCGTGCTGCGTCACGACCCGCGCGAGCTGCCGCCGGGCCAGCCGCCGCTGGAAGGCGCATTCCTGGCCTGCAGCCTGTGGCTCGCAGATGCCTATGTGCTGTCGGGCGATCTGGATAAGGCGCAAATCCTGTTCGATCGCGTGGTCGGCATCGCGAACGATGTCGGCCTGTTGGCCGAGGAATACGATTCAACTGCGCGCCGCCAGACCGGCAATTTCCCGCAGGCGCTGACCCATATCGCGCTGGTCAATACGGCACACAATTTGTCGGCGGCAAGGCAGGGCAGCGAGAAGCCGGCGATGCAACGGTCGAAACAGTGA